One window of Patescibacteria group bacterium genomic DNA carries:
- a CDS encoding polymer-forming cytoskeletal protein, with the protein MFGRLKKGHISDLVGYAGFMIGAGIDAVGDIKTDEDVYIDGNFKGSIVTIGVVELDKNSTFTGTISSRATNIEGRAKADILASDNIYISGCGQLSGSAKSKNISVDSGALLDAKLTAGN; encoded by the coding sequence ATGTTCGGTAGATTAAAAAAGGGTCATATTTCCGATTTAGTAGGCTACGCTGGCTTTATGATTGGGGCTGGGATAGATGCTGTTGGAGATATCAAGACTGATGAAGATGTTTATATAGATGGCAACTTCAAAGGCTCAATTGTAACAATTGGGGTTGTAGAGCTCGATAAAAACTCGACTTTTACAGGTACTATAAGTAGTCGAGCTACCAATATTGAAGGCCGAGCTAAGGCAGATATCTTGGCGAGTGATAACATCTATATATCAGGTTGCGGTCAGCTATCTGGTAGCGCTAAATCTAAAAATATCAGCGTTGACAGTGGTGCACTTTTAGATGCCAAATTAACGGCTGGAAATTAG
- a CDS encoding glycosyltransferase, translating to MNKKYTINVISDSAFTVQGHGVHTAYTEHLAGLKKYTPEFEVHTNQKNFKADIIHVHTVGFYGIRFLLSRGSIKFVSAHVVPDSFIGSLVGARLWYPLAKLYLRWFYNRADGIFAVSQEVEDQLKKLGVKKPTYVVPNMIETSDYANTPAKKAAARKLLKISKDKFVIVCNGQVQPRKRVDSFMACAKSLPNMEFIWVGGIPFKHAAANYSEMQKMMSNAPANVHFTGVIKHEDVTAYYQASDLFFLPSEQETFGIVIIEGAAAGLPVLLRNNDQYRLTFKDWYEEASNDSGFVRTIKKLASDKVFYSRSQDKAKHIAQAYDTKTVMKNIEKIYLSFLDKNI from the coding sequence ATGAATAAAAAATACACCATTAATGTAATTTCCGACAGTGCATTCACAGTGCAGGGGCATGGCGTCCACACAGCTTATACCGAACACCTCGCAGGCCTGAAAAAGTACACGCCAGAGTTCGAGGTACATACCAACCAAAAAAACTTTAAGGCCGATATAATACATGTACACACTGTCGGTTTTTATGGAATAAGATTCTTGCTATCAAGGGGCAGCATCAAGTTTGTTTCTGCACATGTTGTGCCTGATTCTTTTATTGGTAGCCTAGTCGGTGCCAGGTTATGGTACCCCTTAGCTAAACTATACCTCCGGTGGTTCTATAACCGTGCCGATGGAATATTCGCCGTTAGCCAAGAAGTAGAAGACCAGCTCAAAAAATTGGGCGTTAAAAAACCCACCTATGTTGTGCCCAACATGATTGAAACTTCTGATTATGCCAATACTCCGGCCAAAAAAGCTGCTGCTCGCAAACTTCTAAAGATTAGCAAGGATAAATTTGTAATAGTCTGTAATGGCCAAGTCCAGCCCCGAAAAAGAGTCGACAGCTTCATGGCTTGCGCAAAGAGCTTGCCGAATATGGAATTTATTTGGGTCGGTGGCATACCTTTTAAGCACGCTGCCGCTAACTACTCTGAAATGCAAAAAATGATGAGTAATGCTCCCGCTAATGTTCACTTTACAGGAGTTATTAAGCACGAGGATGTTACAGCATACTATCAGGCTTCTGATTTATTTTTCCTTCCCTCAGAACAAGAAACTTTTGGAATCGTAATTATTGAAGGTGCAGCCGCAGGCCTGCCTGTACTTTTAAGAAATAACGATCAATACCGCCTCACCTTCAAAGACTGGTATGAAGAGGCCTCTAATGATAGCGGATTTGTGCGAACCATCAAAAAACTCGCCAGCGACAAGGTATTCTATAGTAGATCTCAAGACAAGGCCAAACACATTGCTCAGGCCTATGACACCAAAACAGTTATGAAAAATATAGAAAAAATATACCTCAGCTTCCTGGATAAAAATATATGA
- the rpmI gene encoding 50S ribosomal protein L35, which translates to MPKIKTSKTTAKRFKITASGKVMRLKATRGHLKTKKSASRKRAYSMDMPASESDVRNIKRALGV; encoded by the coding sequence ATGCCAAAGATTAAAACAAGTAAAACCACAGCCAAAAGATTCAAAATTACAGCCAGCGGCAAAGTGATGCGACTTAAGGCTACCCGTGGGCACCTTAAGACTAAAAAGTCTGCCAGCCGCAAGCGAGCCTACTCGATGGATATGCCTGCGTCCGAATCTGATGTAAGAAATATTAAAAGGGCCCTAGGAGTTTAG
- the rplT gene encoding 50S ribosomal protein L20 yields MRVKRGVTAHKRHKKILKLTKGYSKIRRSSYRKANEAVIKALSYQYRDRRNKKRDFRSLWITRISAAAKINETTYSIFIADLKKSNISINRKILSELAVSQPKAFAEIVKASK; encoded by the coding sequence ATGAGAGTAAAAAGAGGCGTTACAGCCCACAAACGACACAAGAAGATACTAAAGCTCACGAAGGGCTATTCCAAAATAAGACGAAGCTCCTATAGGAAAGCCAATGAAGCTGTAATTAAGGCACTAAGTTACCAGTACCGAGATCGACGCAATAAAAAGCGTGATTTCAGAAGCCTATGGATAACAAGGATATCAGCTGCCGCTAAGATCAACGAGACTACTTACTCGATCTTTATAGCTGACCTTAAAAAGTCAAATATTTCTATAAACCGCAAAATACTCTCCGAGCTAGCAGTGAGCCAACCTAAGGCCTTTGCAGAAATTGTAAAAGCTAGTAAGTAG
- a CDS encoding ABC transporter permease, translated as MIWQNIKNALISIRSAKLRSFLTVMGVVIGVFAVLVMVAAGDGVKAQIGGQVSSLGTNVLTITSGKVGQSSTAKNGQQQKSSGLNLSSALGASTLTSIDLRTVEETKDVVKVSSFSIISTSVSRANLSSSTAVVVATDPNYFDIRSIKLSQGRAISDEDMERSNQVVVIGPDTKSNLFGDQDPIGQSISLRGKDYEVVGVTAKSDGGVSIGSSSDDIILLPSTSAELLLGKLDIYRIIAQVNDADNVDSVKASLEQSITQNHSGSNDFSVLTQEDLLSTFNSILDVLTTFVVAIAAISLLVGGIGIMNIMLVTVTERTREIGIRKALGATFGNIMGQFLMESIIISLIGGLLGLLLSYLAGFVIKELADITPVYSLKALVVALGVSLTIGIVFGTAPAVKAARKSPIQALKSL; from the coding sequence AAAATGCCCTAATATCTATTAGGTCTGCCAAGCTTAGATCGTTTTTGACCGTGATGGGCGTGGTCATTGGCGTTTTTGCAGTTTTAGTTATGGTCGCAGCCGGAGATGGGGTAAAGGCTCAGATAGGCGGCCAGGTATCTAGCCTGGGAACTAATGTGCTAACTATCACATCGGGTAAAGTCGGCCAGTCCAGCACTGCAAAGAATGGCCAGCAGCAGAAATCCTCGGGTCTTAATTTATCGAGTGCTTTAGGCGCGAGTACGCTTACGAGCATTGATTTACGAACTGTCGAGGAAACTAAAGATGTTGTAAAAGTATCTAGCTTTAGTATTATTTCAACTTCTGTCTCGAGAGCCAATCTTAGCAGTAGTACAGCAGTGGTGGTAGCCACCGATCCAAACTATTTTGATATCAGGAGTATCAAGCTGTCCCAGGGTAGAGCTATAAGTGACGAAGATATGGAGCGGTCAAATCAGGTTGTAGTTATTGGGCCTGATACCAAATCTAACCTCTTTGGAGACCAGGATCCGATCGGCCAGAGCATTAGCTTGAGAGGAAAGGATTATGAGGTAGTGGGTGTCACTGCCAAATCTGATGGTGGCGTAAGTATTGGCTCTAGCTCTGACGATATTATTTTACTTCCTTCGACTTCTGCAGAGTTGCTGCTCGGTAAGCTAGATATTTACAGAATTATCGCTCAGGTAAATGACGCTGACAATGTCGACTCTGTTAAGGCATCACTGGAGCAGTCGATAACACAGAATCATTCAGGAAGTAACGATTTTAGTGTCCTTACCCAAGAAGACCTACTAAGCACATTTAATAGTATCCTAGATGTCTTGACTACATTCGTAGTAGCTATAGCAGCGATCAGCCTACTAGTAGGGGGTATAGGCATAATGAATATTATGTTGGTGACTGTGACGGAGAGGACCAGGGAAATCGGTATTCGCAAGGCTCTGGGTGCAACTTTTGGAAATATTATGGGTCAGTTTTTAATGGAGTCAATTATTATATCTCTGATCGGAGGTCTGCTCGGGCTCCTGCTATCCTATTTAGCCGGGTTTGTCATCAAAGAGCTAGCTGACATCACACCAGTGTATAGCCTTAAAGCGCTAGTGGTGGCCTTAGGGGTAAGTTTAACCATCGGGATAGTGTTTGGAACAGCCCCTGCCGTTAAGGCGGCCAGAAAGAGCCCCATACAGGCTCTTAAGTCCCTCTAG
- a CDS encoding glycosyltransferase, translating into MRVLLVTESYWPNPDGGAQFTRRLVQGLCSDGNSVSVWAPGRKLHSFKQKDKISIIYREKSIPFLLHLESRMSFFPFFRSRRIFEESKPDVIHIHFPTLMGLLSIGAARRRGIPIIATNHFMPENLLYNLGLKPRHFAYKSLDAICWQYIRWYYKKVDFLTSPTPTAINLLRKHNVKGPMRAISNGVDVASYSKATASKARIRYNIPSNRPVVLYFGRVDKEKNIDVIVRAAAEAMLNSDLHLVIAGRGNDESRLKKLAKKLNIYEKSTFTGYVPDLIKASLIKAGSVFVISSPSELQSIVSLEAMSCSKPIIAANSTALPELVDSGVNGYLFKPGNSHDLAVKISKLTSSQARMDKFGRASLLKVTSRHSNRATLDQFEEIYRLVIK; encoded by the coding sequence ATGAGGGTTCTGCTAGTTACAGAGTCTTATTGGCCTAACCCTGATGGGGGTGCGCAATTTACCCGTAGACTTGTGCAGGGGCTATGTAGTGATGGTAATTCTGTTTCGGTCTGGGCACCAGGCCGCAAACTCCATAGCTTCAAACAAAAAGACAAAATATCTATAATATACCGAGAGAAATCTATACCGTTTCTGCTGCACCTAGAATCTAGAATGAGCTTTTTCCCATTTTTTAGATCTAGGAGAATATTTGAGGAAAGCAAACCAGATGTGATCCATATTCATTTCCCCACCCTAATGGGCCTGCTGAGTATTGGGGCAGCCCGGAGAAGAGGTATCCCGATCATCGCTACAAACCACTTTATGCCTGAGAACTTGTTATATAATCTAGGCTTAAAGCCTAGGCACTTTGCCTATAAATCGCTCGATGCAATTTGCTGGCAATACATCCGATGGTACTACAAAAAAGTAGACTTCCTAACTTCACCGACCCCTACAGCTATCAATCTTCTGCGCAAACATAATGTAAAAGGCCCTATGCGGGCTATAAGTAACGGCGTAGATGTGGCTAGCTACTCCAAGGCCACTGCAAGTAAAGCCAGGATTAGATACAATATACCGTCGAACCGGCCAGTAGTTCTCTATTTTGGAAGAGTCGATAAGGAAAAGAATATAGATGTGATAGTAAGGGCTGCAGCGGAGGCAATGCTCAATTCAGATCTACATTTAGTGATTGCGGGACGAGGCAATGATGAATCAAGACTTAAGAAGCTAGCCAAAAAGCTCAACATTTACGAAAAATCTACTTTTACTGGATATGTCCCAGATTTAATAAAAGCTAGCCTTATTAAGGCTGGCAGCGTATTTGTTATAAGCTCCCCATCGGAGTTACAAAGCATTGTATCCCTAGAAGCTATGAGCTGCTCTAAGCCAATTATAGCGGCTAATAGCACCGCCCTACCGGAGCTGGTTGACTCTGGTGTAAATGGCTACTTGTTTAAGCCTGGAAATAGCCATGACTTGGCTGTAAAAATATCCAAGCTAACATCCAGCCAGGCGCGAATGGATAAATTTGGCCGAGCTAGCTTGCTCAAGGTAACCTCCAGGCACTCTAACCGAGCAACATTAGACCAATTCGAGGAAATTTACAGATTAGTTATAAAGTAA
- a CDS encoding glycosyltransferase: MKILIVSETYHPRKDGIATFIKHLAEGLAQKGHKVYIWVPGKKITSYLESNGNLTIYREKSLELLFYPGLRVSYWPFQNAEKLIRTINPDLIHIQDPFLLGVTALFIANKYKVPVVTTSHIMPENILMNIRLPKKVSSKMEKFFWQYLIWFHNKADIVTAPTLTALNLLEDRNLKKLGSPITNGVNTKIFNPSKKRPSILNKFRIPKDRVKLIFIGRIDGEKRIDVIVRGFAESLRQQHNVHLIIAGTGKYLNELQALSVQLGIEDNLTFTGFVKESDKPHLLASCDIFVIASPAELQSIATLEAMSSGLPVVAVDKIALRELCDDGVNGYMFKENDHIDLSRQLLKLIKNRPKRVKYGAKSREIVEQNHDINTSLNSYLEIYKKIQIGKE; encoded by the coding sequence ATGAAGATTCTAATTGTATCGGAGACATACCATCCTCGTAAAGATGGTATTGCCACTTTCATAAAGCACCTGGCGGAAGGCCTGGCCCAGAAAGGCCATAAGGTCTATATTTGGGTGCCTGGCAAAAAAATTACATCATATCTCGAGAGTAATGGCAATCTGACAATTTACAGAGAAAAATCCTTAGAACTACTATTCTATCCTGGCCTAAGGGTCAGCTACTGGCCCTTCCAGAATGCCGAAAAACTGATTCGCACCATAAACCCAGACTTGATACATATCCAGGATCCCTTTCTTCTAGGAGTAACAGCCCTATTTATCGCTAATAAATACAAGGTGCCTGTGGTAACCACCAGCCATATTATGCCCGAAAACATCCTAATGAACATCAGGCTACCTAAGAAAGTTAGTAGCAAAATGGAAAAGTTTTTCTGGCAATACTTGATTTGGTTCCACAATAAAGCAGATATAGTTACCGCCCCCACGCTGACGGCTCTTAACCTGCTTGAAGACCGAAATCTTAAAAAACTTGGCAGCCCGATAACCAATGGCGTAAACACCAAAATATTTAACCCAAGCAAAAAAAGGCCATCGATACTAAATAAATTTAGAATACCAAAAGATAGGGTAAAACTAATATTCATCGGCAGGATAGATGGTGAAAAACGCATCGATGTTATCGTCAGGGGCTTTGCAGAATCTCTTAGGCAGCAGCATAATGTCCATTTGATAATAGCCGGAACTGGTAAGTACCTAAATGAATTACAGGCCCTAAGTGTTCAACTCGGTATAGAAGATAACCTAACCTTTACGGGTTTTGTAAAAGAGTCCGATAAGCCCCACCTGCTTGCTAGCTGCGATATATTTGTAATTGCCTCTCCGGCAGAGCTCCAGAGCATCGCCACTCTCGAGGCTATGAGCAGTGGGCTTCCTGTTGTGGCGGTAGATAAAATAGCCTTAAGAGAGCTTTGCGATGATGGGGTTAATGGGTATATGTTCAAGGAGAATGACCATATTGATCTATCCAGGCAGCTCTTAAAGCTAATCAAAAATAGGCCTAAGCGTGTTAAATACGGTGCTAAGAGCCGCGAAATAGTAGAACAGAATCATGATATCAACACTAGTTTAAATAGCTACCTAGAAATATATAAAAAAATTCAGATTGGTAAAGAATAA
- a CDS encoding glycosyltransferase, whose amino-acid sequence MKIGFFTDRYYPQVDGVAVSVDLFARELIKLGHEVVIFCPESPNRDKPDPDYIVRFRSFPSIWYEDHRDTMPFTSTIIKEVKSHNLDIIHIHTPAQVGMLGMRIAKDDDIPTVVTHHTDIDQYAKIYKKIMLGILVGILLAPALMKSADKYKELIPSLKPSKSLKKWNRKLIVESVGLFYKNCSMVIVPSEKMEKSLNDYGKFDSVHVLPTGIDLEETKIETNFKPRKVFNVEDDDPLLLFVGRLGKEKNIQLIIKSMPKIIDKNPNAKLMVVGDGPYSGDLKDLASELNLTENIIFTGMLDRDKTFACFKAADIFCFASMTDTQGLVLNEAAIERKPIIFIDADISPLAKDKITGIQAKNTIRSFSESCTKLINSPVLARKYGQTAHKLAMSMTIEKQTKKLVALYSQLYRLI is encoded by the coding sequence ATGAAGATAGGGTTTTTTACTGACAGGTACTACCCACAAGTAGATGGAGTAGCTGTATCGGTGGATCTCTTCGCCAGAGAACTAATTAAGCTGGGCCATGAAGTGGTAATATTTTGCCCTGAATCCCCGAATCGCGATAAGCCAGACCCAGATTATATAGTGCGTTTCAGATCATTCCCTAGTATCTGGTATGAAGACCACCGCGACACCATGCCCTTCACCTCGACAATAATCAAAGAGGTCAAATCTCATAATCTCGATATAATCCATATACACACCCCTGCTCAAGTCGGGATGCTTGGTATGAGAATTGCAAAAGACGATGATATCCCTACCGTCGTAACCCACCATACAGACATAGACCAGTACGCTAAGATTTACAAGAAAATAATGCTAGGTATTCTCGTTGGAATACTATTAGCGCCTGCGCTCATGAAGTCAGCCGATAAATATAAAGAATTAATCCCGAGCCTTAAGCCTAGCAAGTCCCTCAAGAAATGGAACCGAAAGTTAATCGTGGAGAGTGTTGGATTGTTTTATAAAAACTGCAGCATGGTGATAGTCCCCTCAGAAAAGATGGAAAAATCTCTTAACGATTACGGTAAATTCGACAGTGTACATGTGCTACCAACGGGCATAGATCTGGAAGAGACTAAAATTGAAACAAATTTTAAACCTAGGAAAGTCTTTAATGTTGAGGATGACGACCCTCTACTACTTTTTGTTGGTCGCCTGGGTAAAGAGAAGAATATTCAGCTAATAATCAAGAGTATGCCCAAGATTATTGACAAAAATCCCAATGCAAAGCTGATGGTGGTTGGTGATGGCCCCTACAGTGGCGATCTGAAGGACCTGGCTTCAGAACTTAATCTAACTGAAAATATAATATTCACCGGGATGCTTGATCGCGACAAGACATTTGCCTGCTTTAAGGCAGCTGACATATTCTGTTTTGCATCCATGACCGACACTCAGGGCTTAGTCCTAAATGAAGCCGCGATAGAGCGTAAGCCGATAATATTCATTGATGCGGATATATCTCCTCTGGCCAAGGACAAAATTACAGGAATCCAGGCCAAAAACACCATTAGAAGCTTTTCAGAATCATGCACTAAGCTAATTAATAGCCCTGTCCTGGCAAGAAAATACGGCCAGACGGCTCATAAGCTAGCGATGTCTATGACTATAGAAAAACAGACAAAAAAGCTAGTAGCTTTATACAGCCAACTTTATCGATTAATATAG
- the infC gene encoding translation initiation factor IF-3, whose amino-acid sequence MKKRLRLNHQISASTVRLLDAESELIGVVPISEALNIARDQGYDLAEISPHADPPVCKLLDWGKYLYEQDKQAAKNRKKQRNIEVKQVRMGLKIGQHDIEVKQRAARKFLEAGNKVKITARFKGREMARPALGEAVIMKFFEGLNEIAIIEQRPIMTGRDMSIVVNMSKQAGTKSSQPVATKDKDNAKD is encoded by the coding sequence ATAAAAAAACGACTTCGACTTAATCATCAGATATCAGCGTCAACCGTTAGGTTGCTAGACGCAGAATCTGAACTAATTGGAGTAGTGCCAATTTCTGAAGCCCTAAATATAGCTAGGGATCAGGGCTATGATCTAGCCGAGATATCACCCCATGCGGACCCACCTGTTTGTAAGCTCCTCGATTGGGGTAAGTACCTTTATGAGCAAGATAAGCAGGCCGCCAAAAACCGTAAAAAGCAGCGCAATATAGAGGTCAAGCAAGTTCGTATGGGACTAAAGATAGGCCAGCACGATATAGAGGTGAAGCAAAGAGCAGCCCGAAAATTTCTTGAAGCCGGCAATAAGGTCAAGATTACCGCTCGCTTCAAAGGCCGCGAAATGGCTCGCCCAGCTCTAGGGGAAGCGGTAATCATGAAGTTCTTCGAAGGCCTCAATGAAATTGCCATAATAGAGCAAAGGCCAATAATGACAGGCCGTGATATGTCGATAGTAGTTAATATGTCGAAGCAAGCAGGAACCAAATCAAGCCAGCCAGTGGCTACAAAGGATAAAGACAATGCCAAAGATTAA
- a CDS encoding alpha/beta hydrolase codes for MIYYKENKIKNQRKLPILFIHGLKGTHRGMIDIARSMSDYHWFLPDMPGHGQSDLMNLHGIETYAKALLDFMHKRDINKFLVVGHSYGGNVAVELARLAGPKVVPKMVTIAPYPGYKNTPTNLAFGSMYAFIKYFPRPIVNFFLLGKIAVFVTGLVLYKTSDRERVKALQKQGYHEETSFEKRVMVEAVESLREFDLRSRLNELKQPTLLVYGDIDSFAKLNGIESEIKNSKISVVPYKGGGHLIPLEYPERVSALVRGWIEP; via the coding sequence ATGATTTATTACAAAGAAAATAAAATCAAAAACCAACGAAAGCTGCCGATATTATTCATACACGGCCTAAAGGGAACCCATAGAGGGATGATAGATATCGCTCGTAGTATGAGTGACTATCACTGGTTTCTGCCAGACATGCCTGGTCATGGACAAAGTGATTTAATGAATCTTCATGGGATCGAAACATATGCCAAGGCTCTTTTAGATTTTATGCACAAGCGAGATATCAATAAGTTCTTGGTGGTAGGCCATTCTTACGGCGGCAATGTAGCCGTCGAGCTAGCTAGGCTGGCGGGCCCTAAGGTTGTCCCCAAGATGGTCACTATAGCCCCATACCCCGGCTACAAAAACACCCCGACAAACCTAGCTTTTGGATCGATGTACGCTTTTATTAAATACTTCCCGAGGCCAATCGTAAATTTCTTTCTGCTTGGAAAGATTGCAGTATTTGTTACGGGCTTAGTGCTTTATAAGACCTCAGATCGTGAGCGCGTAAAGGCATTGCAGAAGCAAGGCTACCATGAAGAGACCAGTTTTGAGAAGCGAGTGATGGTAGAAGCCGTGGAGAGTTTGCGAGAATTCGATCTGCGCAGCCGCCTTAATGAGCTCAAGCAGCCAACCCTTTTAGTTTATGGGGATATCGACTCCTTTGCCAAGCTCAATGGTATTGAATCGGAGATTAAAAATAGCAAAATATCCGTGGTGCCCTATAAAGGAGGAGGGCACTTGATCCCCCTCGAGTATCCAGAAAGAGTTAGCGCATTGGTAAGGGGGTGGATAGAGCCTTAA
- a CDS encoding YifB family Mg chelatase-like AAA ATPase, translating into MLAKVNTVSNIGLDSQLIQVEADMSNGLPGFIVVGLANKAVDEAKERVRSAIKNSNLNLPPRKITLNLAPADMPKNGSGFDLAMAVSLLWASKQVATIAQSSAFLGELGLDGSTRAIPGALAASQACQANGITELYVSADVATQAALVEGITIYPVSSLHELYRHLIGESTITPLPTTKICSSTTTAEVDLSEIYGQYQAKRAVEIAASGNHNILMSGPPGSGKSMLAKALVGLLPAPSYEESIEITKIHSVAGQSCDDIVSSRPYRNPHHTASNIALIGGGQWPRPGEISLAHRGVLFLDELPEFARNVLEVLRQPLEEGKVTISRAATSQSYPARFLLVAAQNPCPCGYAGDQDMSCTCSPSQVQRYGSKISGPLLDRLDLVVNLVRVKKSQLLEAPVAESSSDVAKRVSRARDLQSKRFESEKITTNNEMNNKQILKFCQLDTKAIGLLDQAINNLKLSARAYMRVLKVGRTIADLDASNDIGARHIAEALQYRV; encoded by the coding sequence ATGTTAGCTAAGGTAAATACTGTTTCAAATATCGGATTAGATAGCCAATTAATTCAAGTGGAGGCGGATATGAGCAACGGTCTACCCGGCTTTATAGTCGTTGGTCTGGCAAACAAGGCTGTCGACGAAGCAAAAGAGCGAGTTCGCTCAGCAATAAAGAATTCCAATCTTAATTTGCCGCCAAGGAAAATTACTTTAAACTTGGCACCTGCCGATATGCCTAAAAATGGCTCGGGCTTTGATTTAGCCATGGCGGTAAGTCTTTTGTGGGCTAGCAAGCAGGTAGCGACCATAGCGCAGTCCTCGGCCTTTCTTGGAGAGCTCGGGTTAGATGGCTCAACTAGAGCCATACCGGGAGCCTTGGCGGCTTCTCAGGCCTGTCAGGCCAATGGAATAACTGAGCTGTATGTGTCGGCAGATGTCGCTACCCAGGCGGCGCTAGTAGAAGGGATTACCATCTATCCAGTAAGTTCACTCCATGAGCTCTACAGGCACCTAATCGGCGAATCAACCATCACTCCATTGCCAACTACCAAAATCTGCTCCTCTACGACAACCGCAGAGGTTGATTTATCAGAAATCTATGGCCAATACCAGGCAAAGCGAGCTGTCGAAATCGCAGCAAGCGGTAATCATAATATCCTAATGAGTGGGCCTCCAGGGTCCGGCAAGTCGATGCTAGCCAAGGCACTAGTTGGTTTGCTACCCGCGCCTAGCTATGAAGAATCTATTGAGATCACCAAGATTCACAGCGTTGCTGGTCAATCTTGTGACGATATCGTGTCTTCTAGGCCCTATCGAAACCCACACCATACTGCCAGCAATATTGCACTTATAGGTGGTGGCCAATGGCCAAGACCCGGCGAAATTAGCCTAGCCCACCGTGGCGTTCTGTTTCTAGATGAGCTGCCAGAATTTGCCCGTAATGTACTAGAAGTTCTTAGGCAGCCGCTAGAGGAAGGCAAGGTAACTATCTCTAGAGCCGCCACCTCCCAAAGCTACCCCGCCAGGTTCTTGCTAGTGGCCGCCCAAAATCCCTGCCCCTGTGGTTATGCGGGCGATCAAGACATGAGTTGTACTTGCAGCCCATCTCAGGTTCAGAGATATGGCAGCAAAATATCTGGGCCGCTCCTAGACAGGCTAGACCTCGTGGTAAATTTAGTAAGAGTAAAAAAGTCACAACTCCTAGAGGCCCCTGTAGCTGAATCTTCCTCGGATGTCGCAAAAAGGGTGTCCAGAGCCAGAGATCTGCAATCGAAGCGATTTGAATCAGAAAAAATAACCACTAATAACGAGATGAATAATAAGCAAATCCTGAAGTTCTGCCAGCTCGACACTAAAGCTATAGGCCTGCTTGACCAAGCAATAAACAACCTCAAATTATCGGCGCGTGCCTACATGAGAGTGCTTAAGGTCGGGCGCACTATTGCAGATCTAGATGCGTCTAACGATATCGGTGCGAGGCACATTGCAGAAGCCCTACAGTATCGGGTCTAG
- a CDS encoding DUF4446 family protein yields MQYIFILFFISAGLSGYTLWQQIELRNKYGQFLKGAEAKQIEELIKNYSSDVDKSLSQIDELAGFAAKLHKTQQLALSRVALVRFNPFGDTGGDQSFCIALLDHSNSGLVISAVHARSGTRVYAKDVVSGESQHHLSKEENEALRQASIKKIK; encoded by the coding sequence ATGCAATATATTTTTATACTGTTTTTTATATCCGCTGGGCTGTCTGGCTACACTCTATGGCAGCAGATTGAGCTAAGAAACAAATATGGGCAGTTTCTTAAGGGGGCTGAAGCCAAGCAAATTGAAGAGCTTATCAAAAACTACTCCTCTGATGTAGATAAATCTTTATCCCAAATAGATGAGTTGGCGGGCTTTGCCGCTAAGCTACATAAAACTCAGCAGCTTGCACTCTCTAGGGTTGCATTAGTACGCTTCAACCCATTTGGAGATACCGGCGGAGACCAAAGCTTCTGTATTGCTCTTTTGGATCACTCCAATAGCGGGCTAGTTATTTCAGCAGTCCATGCCAGATCAGGAACAAGGGTATACGCCAAAGATGTTGTAAGTGGTGAGTCTCAGCACCATCTCTCCAAAGAAGAGAATGAGGCGTTAAGGCAGGCATCAATTAAGAAGATTAAATAG